A genomic region of Streptomyces rimosus contains the following coding sequences:
- a CDS encoding CPBP family intramembrane glutamic endopeptidase: MPRKPADNKTMALFLTVAFVAAGALGAVQPATGIPAEIIQLTQFGPALGVGLAALLWPSRVREVLAGTGPGRSGRGVLLLVTAPLVIALSVGTYAALTGDPRFTPPQAPFALIAVAQLIGACGEEIGWRCFLQPLLRTRFGPLTTSVVVGVVWGAWHIQIFAKHPLYAAAFLTMAVSMSVVLGWALEGVRAARLPLAGGFHALINLGLLLFMDEESGAVLPMALFGASCVVAAGLWTWWGVGRAARSASVPAPAQAQARTQAPARAHTRARIFPIMDDVR, translated from the coding sequence ATGCCAAGGAAACCTGCTGACAACAAGACGATGGCCTTGTTCCTCACCGTCGCCTTCGTCGCGGCCGGAGCGCTCGGCGCGGTCCAGCCCGCGACCGGGATACCCGCCGAGATCATCCAGCTGACCCAGTTCGGGCCCGCACTCGGAGTGGGGCTGGCCGCGCTGCTGTGGCCGTCACGGGTACGGGAAGTGCTCGCCGGCACCGGGCCGGGCCGCAGCGGCCGCGGAGTGCTCCTGCTCGTCACCGCGCCCCTGGTCATCGCGCTGAGCGTCGGTACGTACGCGGCGCTCACCGGGGACCCCCGGTTCACCCCGCCGCAGGCCCCGTTCGCGCTGATCGCCGTGGCGCAGCTGATCGGCGCGTGCGGCGAGGAGATCGGGTGGCGCTGCTTCCTCCAGCCGCTGCTGCGCACCCGTTTCGGCCCGCTCACGACCTCGGTCGTGGTGGGCGTGGTGTGGGGCGCCTGGCACATCCAGATCTTCGCCAAGCACCCGCTGTACGCGGCGGCGTTCCTCACGATGGCCGTGTCCATGTCGGTCGTACTGGGGTGGGCTCTCGAAGGGGTGCGGGCCGCCAGGCTGCCGCTCGCGGGAGGCTTCCACGCCCTGATCAACCTGGGCCTGCTGTTGTTCATGGACGAGGAGTCCGGCGCGGTGCTGCCCATGGCGCTGTTCGGCGCGTCGTGCGTGGTCGCGGCGGGGCTGTGGACGTGGTGGGGCGTCGGCAGGGCGGCACGGTCGGCGTCGGTACCGGCACCGGCACAGGCACAGGCAAGGACACAGGCCCCGGCGCGCGCACACACGCGGGCCAGGATCTTCCCGATCATGGACGATGTTCGCTAG
- a CDS encoding ATP-binding protein, with amino-acid sequence MEGRTVSRAEAADLLGRQEDHFWEFKSARSGGAVVQVIAAALANAEGGEFMVGIEDPRTGQGLARWRGFASLEDANFVQQAMVDQVEPPVPYDIEFLRVAGRPELGWACLVTVHKSPDVHRTARGEVPQRRGAQSRRLKGTQITDLSLSKGARSYEDQPLGDYGLEELRDEEELHVFLGRYSPRTSAERFLRRQRLVDRDGCLATVAGAVLFAAEPPAVVPKKCSVKIARYETAEQLPDRRHLKAPPTTVDGPVRPLIERTLAAVTRIIQSVPVLGPDGSLSPMAYPPEALKEIIVNAVIHRDYNLSDDILISVFDNRVEVRSPGRLPGHMTPDNLLTDRFARNPTIVRLLNKYPDAPNKDIGEGLDTVLSTMKAARLKEPRFFVEANAFVVVLEHTPLARPEELVLRYLRSNPEIPNRIARRITGIASEARMKRVFHRLRDAGQIEPVPGRTGSRAAWRLRRD; translated from the coding sequence GTGGAGGGGCGCACCGTTTCCCGGGCCGAGGCGGCGGACCTCCTCGGCCGGCAGGAAGACCACTTCTGGGAGTTCAAGAGCGCCCGCAGCGGCGGGGCGGTCGTGCAGGTCATCGCCGCCGCCCTGGCCAACGCCGAGGGCGGTGAGTTCATGGTGGGCATCGAGGACCCGCGCACCGGGCAGGGGCTCGCGCGGTGGCGCGGCTTCGCCTCGCTGGAGGACGCCAACTTCGTCCAGCAGGCCATGGTCGACCAGGTGGAGCCGCCGGTGCCGTACGACATCGAGTTCCTGCGCGTCGCGGGCCGCCCGGAGCTGGGCTGGGCCTGCCTGGTCACCGTGCACAAGAGTCCGGACGTGCACCGGACGGCGCGCGGCGAGGTGCCGCAGCGGCGCGGCGCCCAGTCGCGGCGGTTGAAGGGCACCCAGATCACCGATCTGTCGCTGTCCAAGGGCGCCCGCTCCTACGAGGACCAGCCGCTCGGCGACTACGGGCTGGAGGAACTGCGCGACGAGGAGGAGCTGCATGTCTTCCTCGGCCGGTACAGCCCGCGCACCTCCGCCGAACGGTTCCTGCGCCGGCAGCGCCTGGTGGACCGCGACGGCTGTCTGGCGACGGTCGCCGGCGCCGTCCTGTTCGCCGCCGAACCGCCCGCCGTCGTACCGAAGAAGTGCTCGGTGAAGATCGCCCGGTACGAGACCGCCGAGCAGCTGCCGGACCGCCGGCATCTGAAGGCGCCGCCGACGACGGTCGACGGACCGGTGCGGCCGCTGATCGAGCGGACGCTGGCGGCGGTGACCCGGATCATCCAGTCGGTGCCGGTGCTCGGTCCGGACGGCTCGCTGTCGCCGATGGCCTATCCGCCGGAGGCGCTGAAGGAGATCATCGTCAACGCGGTGATCCACCGGGACTACAACCTCTCCGACGACATCCTGATCTCGGTCTTCGACAACCGGGTGGAGGTGCGCAGTCCGGGGCGGCTGCCCGGCCATATGACGCCGGACAACCTGCTCACGGACCGCTTCGCGCGCAACCCCACGATCGTGCGGCTGCTGAACAAGTACCCGGACGCCCCCAACAAGGACATCGGGGAAGGGCTGGACACGGTGCTGAGCACGATGAAGGCGGCCAGGCTCAAGGAGCCGCGGTTCTTCGTCGAGGCGAACGCGTTCGTGGTGGTGCTGGAGCACACCCCGCTCGCCCGGCCCGAGGAACTGGTGCTCCGCTACCTGCGGTCGAACCCGGAGATCCCGAACCGGATCGCGCGCCGGATCACCGGCATCGCCTCCGAGGCCCGCATGAAGCGGGTCTTCCACCGGCTGCGGGACGCCGGGCAGATCGAGCCGGTGCCGGGGCGGACGGGGTCGCGTGCGGCGTGGCGGCTCCGGCGGGACTGA
- a CDS encoding MFS transporter: protein MTELTADQRAAAARPAPTPSHPAAMLAVLLSAWFMAQFDFFVVNVAAPSLEHDLHTGPAALELIVGGYAFAYASGMITGGRLGDLFGHRRTFVAGLAAFAVTSLLCGIAVSPGQLVGARLLQGFAGAVMVPQVLATITATFPAHARGRAMAWYGVAGGSASVAGQVLGGLLLDADVLGLGWRILFLVNVPIGVAAAVLAMRFLPAVRPARRARLDLLGASGVALALGLVLVPLAMGRTAGWPVWTWLCLAAAVPVGAATVYWQRTLTARGGDPVVDLTLFREGSYLAGVVAQAAFMAYWASLMFTLTLLLQGGFGLGPFEAGLAFAPTGVCFAGSSLLSRPLVQRYGLRILQLGSVVTVTGLAALTLVLALRPDHGALPWVILTMAVAGVGNGLTFPQLIGASLVRVPARRAGTGAGVLTTAQQFGGAAGVAVIGAAFFALAGPSPDTADHARAAMWTTLVSVALTCVVTVLTIVLRRAADRAARAEKAAGG from the coding sequence GTGACCGAGTTAACCGCTGATCAACGGGCCGCCGCCGCACGGCCCGCCCCCACACCCTCCCACCCCGCTGCCATGCTCGCCGTCCTGCTGTCCGCGTGGTTCATGGCGCAGTTCGACTTCTTCGTGGTCAATGTCGCCGCCCCCTCGCTCGAACACGACCTGCACACCGGACCCGCCGCGCTGGAGCTGATCGTCGGCGGCTACGCCTTCGCGTACGCCAGCGGCATGATCACCGGTGGCCGGCTGGGCGATCTGTTCGGCCACCGGCGCACGTTCGTCGCGGGCCTGGCCGCCTTCGCCGTCACCTCGCTGCTGTGCGGCATCGCGGTCAGCCCGGGCCAGCTGGTGGGCGCCCGGCTGCTGCAGGGCTTCGCCGGGGCGGTGATGGTGCCGCAGGTGCTCGCCACGATCACCGCCACGTTCCCGGCACACGCCCGGGGCCGGGCGATGGCCTGGTACGGCGTCGCCGGCGGCTCGGCGTCGGTCGCCGGCCAGGTGCTGGGCGGGCTGCTGCTGGACGCCGACGTACTGGGACTGGGCTGGCGGATCCTGTTCCTGGTCAACGTGCCGATCGGCGTGGCCGCCGCGGTGCTGGCGATGCGGTTCCTGCCCGCGGTGCGCCCCGCCCGCCGGGCCCGGCTGGACCTCCTCGGCGCGAGCGGCGTGGCGCTGGCGCTCGGGCTGGTCCTGGTCCCGCTCGCGATGGGCCGGACCGCCGGCTGGCCGGTCTGGACGTGGCTGTGCCTGGCCGCCGCCGTGCCGGTGGGCGCGGCGACCGTGTACTGGCAGCGGACGCTGACCGCACGCGGCGGCGACCCGGTCGTCGACCTGACCCTGTTCCGCGAGGGGTCCTACCTGGCCGGCGTGGTGGCCCAGGCCGCTTTCATGGCGTACTGGGCGAGCCTGATGTTCACCCTGACGCTGCTGCTCCAGGGCGGTTTCGGGCTGGGGCCCTTCGAGGCGGGGCTCGCCTTCGCGCCGACCGGCGTCTGCTTCGCGGGCAGCTCGCTGCTCAGCCGTCCGCTGGTGCAGCGCTACGGCCTGCGCATCCTGCAACTGGGCAGCGTCGTCACGGTGACCGGCCTGGCGGCGCTCACCCTCGTCCTCGCCCTCCGGCCGGACCACGGGGCGCTGCCCTGGGTGATCCTCACCATGGCGGTGGCCGGGGTGGGCAACGGGCTCACGTTCCCGCAGCTGATCGGCGCCTCCCTGGTACGGGTACCGGCGCGGCGGGCGGGCACCGGCGCCGGGGTGCTCACCACCGCCCAGCAGTTCGGCGGCGCCGCCGGTGTGGCGGTCATCGGCGCGGCGTTCTTCGCCCTGGCCGGTCCCTCGCCGGACACCGCCGACCACGCCCGCGCCGCCATGTGGACCACCCTGGTCTCGGTCGCCCTGACCTGCGTGGTCACCGTGCTGACCATCGTCCTCCGGCGCGCGGCCGACCGCGCCGCGCGGGCGGAGAAGGCGGCGGGCGGCTGA
- a CDS encoding MerR family transcriptional regulator translates to MATGTGEEPTLTVDELAARAGVTVRTVRFYSTRGLLPPPAIGPRRVGRYGAAHLSRLALIEELQHHGMTLAAIERYLARLPDDLSEHDLAIHRALVASWSPDSAEEATRAQLERRAGRALSEDDIDRLAAMDVLERTGEPDAFRVDPAVLHLGIRLLDVPVSLETLLAARAVVQDHTRAAARELTRLFHDEVWGPYRERESDPEQVETMKSLSAHMQPMVVQALVTAFQRSMREELRATYAEE, encoded by the coding sequence ATGGCCACCGGGACCGGGGAAGAACCGACGCTGACCGTCGACGAGTTGGCCGCCCGCGCCGGGGTGACCGTGCGGACCGTGCGCTTCTACAGCACCCGCGGGCTGCTGCCCCCGCCCGCGATCGGCCCCCGCCGGGTCGGCCGGTACGGTGCCGCCCACCTGTCCCGGCTCGCGCTGATCGAAGAACTCCAGCACCACGGCATGACGCTGGCCGCCATCGAGCGCTACCTCGCCCGGCTGCCCGACGACCTCAGCGAACACGACCTGGCCATCCACCGCGCGCTGGTCGCCTCCTGGTCGCCGGACTCGGCCGAGGAGGCCACCCGGGCCCAGCTGGAGCGCCGCGCGGGCCGGGCGCTGAGCGAGGACGACATCGACCGGCTGGCGGCGATGGACGTCCTGGAGCGCACCGGGGAGCCCGACGCGTTCCGGGTCGACCCGGCCGTCCTCCACCTCGGCATCCGGCTGCTGGACGTCCCCGTATCGCTGGAGACGCTGCTCGCCGCCCGCGCCGTCGTCCAGGACCACACCCGCGCGGCGGCGCGCGAGCTGACCCGGCTCTTCCACGACGAGGTGTGGGGCCCCTACCGCGAGCGCGAGTCGGACCCGGAGCAGGTGGAGACGATGAAGTCGCTCTCCGCGCATATGCAGCCGATGGTGGTACAGGCGCTGGTGACGGCCTTCCAGCGGTCGATGCGCGAGGAGTTGCGGGCGACGTACGCCGAGGAGTGA
- a CDS encoding sensor histidine kinase: MFARPRTFASRAAVAVARCQLASLDAIAVSAVGSLAVLALLLMPVGVGFRLLPPAARALRVLSDRARSRAERWTGVRIAPPPPLPADRSLNARRRSGAIIADEGFCRDLAWAWLEPVAGGLLVAVPLALIGYGAFGALVQPFVWRLIDDGNWYAFVPVRSTAAMLAALVLGLAFMAAGLLAAPAMLRLRTRVSRPLLSVTRGVRLARRIERLTDTRARALDTQAAELRRIERDLHDGAQARLVALGMTLNRATRVLETDPARARELLLDVRRTSEGALQDLRDLVHGIHPPVLADRGLGDAVRALAFDCFLDVRVESRLPRHLPAPVASAAYFAVGEALTNAAKHSGAREVVIVLTHGSGLLRMTVTDDGRGGADPARGTGLTGVRQRLDTFDGTLALHSPQGGPTTVTLEIPCALSSPKTSSY, translated from the coding sequence ATGTTCGCTAGACCACGTACGTTCGCCTCCCGCGCCGCTGTCGCCGTCGCCCGCTGCCAGTTGGCGAGCCTCGACGCCATCGCCGTGTCGGCGGTGGGCTCCCTGGCGGTCCTCGCCCTGCTGCTGATGCCGGTGGGCGTGGGGTTCCGGCTGCTGCCGCCCGCCGCCCGGGCCCTGCGCGTCCTCTCCGACCGCGCCCGCTCCCGCGCCGAACGGTGGACGGGCGTCCGGATCGCTCCGCCGCCGCCCCTGCCCGCGGACCGCAGCCTCAACGCCCGCAGGAGATCGGGCGCGATCATCGCCGACGAGGGGTTCTGTCGCGACCTGGCCTGGGCCTGGCTGGAGCCGGTGGCCGGCGGGCTGCTCGTCGCCGTCCCGCTCGCGCTGATCGGGTACGGGGCGTTCGGCGCGCTGGTGCAGCCGTTCGTGTGGCGGCTCATCGACGACGGCAACTGGTACGCGTTCGTCCCCGTACGCAGCACTGCGGCCATGCTCGCGGCGCTGGTCCTGGGCCTGGCCTTCATGGCCGCCGGACTGCTCGCCGCCCCCGCCATGCTGCGGCTGCGCACCCGGGTGAGCCGGCCGCTGCTCTCCGTAACGCGCGGCGTCCGGCTGGCCCGGCGGATCGAGCGGCTCACCGACACCCGGGCCCGGGCCCTGGACACCCAGGCCGCCGAACTCCGGCGCATCGAGCGAGATCTGCACGACGGGGCGCAGGCCCGGCTGGTCGCCCTGGGGATGACGCTGAACCGCGCCACGCGTGTGCTGGAGACGGACCCGGCGAGGGCGCGCGAACTCCTGCTGGACGTCCGCCGTACGTCCGAGGGGGCGTTGCAGGACCTGCGCGACCTGGTGCACGGCATCCACCCGCCGGTCCTCGCCGACCGGGGCCTCGGCGACGCCGTCCGGGCACTGGCCTTCGACTGCTTCCTCGACGTGCGCGTCGAGAGCCGGCTCCCGCGCCACCTCCCGGCACCGGTCGCGTCCGCCGCGTACTTCGCGGTGGGCGAGGCGCTGACGAACGCGGCGAAGCACTCCGGGGCCCGTGAGGTCGTCATCGTCCTGACCCATGGGAGCGGCCTGCTGCGGATGACCGTCACGGACGACGGCCGGGGCGGCGCGGACCCCGCACGGGGGACCGGGCTGACCGGTGTGCGACAGCGATTGGATACCTTCGACGGCACACTCGCCCTGCACAGTCCGCAGGGCGGGCCGACCACCGTGACGTTGGAGATTCCGTGCGCGTTGTCCTCGCCGAAGACCTCTTCATACTGA
- a CDS encoding amino acid permease, protein MSTETVQENAHRPPDGGKAEAAQDAGDAGYSKGLKGRHINMIAIGGAIGTGLFLGAGGRLASAGPALAVAYAVCGLFAFFVVRALGELVLHRPSSGSFVSYAREFLGEKGAYVAGWMYVVNWSTTGIADITAIALYTHYWSLFTAVPQWVMALIALAVVLSINLISVKIFGEMEFWFAIIKVAALVVFMFIGIFLLATQHPVGGSTPGLSLITDHGGFFPTGLLPVVIVLQGVVFAYSAVELVGVTAGETSEPEKVVPKAVNSIMWRVGVFYVGSVILLALLLPWNKYTGSESPFVTVLSNVGVPAAGDVMNLVVLTAAMSSLNSGLYSTGRILRSMSMAGSAPKFAGLMNRNQVPYGGIMLTSAVCVLGVGLNYLVPGKAFEIVLNIAALGIISTWCTIMICHMVFVRRSRAGLVQRPRFQLPGTPVTDIATIVFLVGVIVLMAFDSEGVGRQTVMLVPVIGAALVVGWFAVRGRVSRIAAEREQAAGRGTLDKG, encoded by the coding sequence GTGAGCACGGAAACCGTCCAGGAGAACGCCCACAGGCCACCGGACGGGGGGAAGGCCGAGGCCGCGCAGGACGCGGGCGACGCCGGATACAGCAAGGGCCTCAAGGGCCGGCACATCAACATGATCGCGATCGGTGGGGCGATCGGCACCGGCCTGTTCCTGGGCGCCGGCGGCCGGCTCGCCTCCGCCGGCCCCGCGCTGGCCGTCGCGTACGCGGTCTGCGGCCTGTTCGCGTTCTTCGTCGTACGGGCCCTGGGCGAACTGGTGCTGCACCGCCCGTCGTCGGGCTCGTTCGTCTCGTACGCCCGCGAGTTCCTGGGGGAGAAGGGCGCCTACGTCGCGGGCTGGATGTACGTCGTCAACTGGTCCACGACCGGTATCGCCGACATCACCGCCATCGCGCTCTACACCCACTACTGGAGCCTGTTCACCGCCGTCCCGCAGTGGGTGATGGCGCTGATCGCGCTGGCCGTGGTGCTGTCCATCAACCTCATCTCGGTGAAGATCTTCGGCGAGATGGAGTTCTGGTTCGCGATCATCAAGGTCGCGGCGCTGGTCGTCTTCATGTTCATCGGGATCTTCCTGCTGGCCACCCAGCACCCGGTCGGCGGCAGCACCCCGGGCCTGAGCCTGATCACCGACCACGGCGGCTTCTTCCCGACCGGCCTGCTGCCCGTGGTGATCGTGCTGCAGGGCGTGGTCTTCGCCTACTCCGCCGTCGAGCTGGTCGGTGTCACCGCCGGTGAGACCAGCGAGCCGGAGAAGGTCGTCCCCAAGGCCGTGAACTCGATCATGTGGCGGGTCGGCGTCTTCTACGTCGGCTCGGTCATCCTGCTCGCGCTGCTGCTGCCGTGGAACAAGTACACCGGCTCCGAGAGCCCCTTCGTGACGGTGCTGTCCAACGTCGGCGTGCCGGCCGCGGGCGACGTGATGAACCTCGTGGTGCTCACCGCCGCCATGTCCAGCCTCAACTCGGGCCTGTACTCGACCGGCCGCATCCTGCGCTCGATGTCGATGGCCGGCTCGGCGCCGAAGTTCGCCGGCCTGATGAACCGCAACCAGGTGCCGTACGGCGGCATCATGCTCACCTCCGCGGTGTGCGTGCTGGGCGTCGGGCTGAACTACCTGGTGCCGGGCAAGGCGTTCGAGATCGTGCTGAACATCGCGGCGCTCGGCATCATCAGCACCTGGTGCACGATCATGATCTGTCACATGGTCTTCGTCCGCCGCTCCCGCGCGGGCCTGGTGCAGCGCCCCCGCTTCCAGCTGCCGGGCACGCCCGTCACCGACATCGCGACCATCGTCTTCCTGGTCGGCGTCATCGTGCTGATGGCCTTCGACAGCGAGGGCGTGGGGCGGCAGACCGTGATGCTGGTGCCGGTCATCGGCGCGGCGCTGGTCGTCGGCTGGTTCGCGGTCCGCGGCCGGGTCAGCCGGATCGCGGCCGAGCGCGAGCAGGCCGCGGGCCGGGGCACCCTCGACAAGGGCTGA
- a CDS encoding response regulator transcription factor, producing the protein MRVVLAEDLFILRDWLIRTLKEHGCEVVAVDNGPALLRELLDEDGPGPDVAVVDVRLPPTFSDEGLQAALEARRRRPGLPILVLSQYVEQLYANELLAGGEGAIGYLLKDRVTNTEQFIDAVRRVAAGGTVMDPQVISKLLSRSDARGMIGELTRREREVLELMAEGRSNAAVAVGLHISESAVAKHTASIFGKLQISPSADDNRRVLAVLAYLKR; encoded by the coding sequence GTGCGCGTTGTCCTCGCCGAAGACCTCTTCATACTGAGAGACTGGCTGATACGGACGCTCAAGGAGCACGGCTGCGAGGTCGTCGCGGTGGACAACGGCCCCGCCCTGCTGCGCGAGCTCCTCGACGAGGACGGCCCGGGACCGGATGTCGCCGTGGTCGACGTACGGCTGCCGCCGACCTTCAGCGACGAGGGACTCCAGGCGGCCCTCGAAGCCCGGCGACGGCGGCCCGGCCTGCCGATCCTCGTCCTCTCCCAGTACGTCGAGCAGCTCTACGCGAACGAACTGCTGGCCGGCGGCGAGGGCGCTATCGGCTACCTCCTCAAGGACCGGGTCACCAACACCGAGCAGTTCATCGACGCGGTCCGCCGGGTGGCGGCCGGCGGCACGGTGATGGACCCCCAGGTCATCTCCAAGCTGCTGTCGCGCAGCGACGCCCGCGGCATGATCGGCGAGCTGACCCGGCGCGAGCGGGAGGTGCTGGAGCTGATGGCCGAGGGCCGGTCCAACGCCGCCGTCGCCGTCGGCCTGCACATCAGCGAGAGCGCGGTCGCCAAACACACCGCGAGCATCTTCGGCAAGCTCCAAATCAGCCCGTCGGCGGACGACAACCGCAGAGTGCTGGCCGTTCTGGCCTACCTCAAGCGCTGA
- a CDS encoding 3-hydroxyacyl-CoA dehydrogenase NAD-binding domain-containing protein yields MTESTTIRWEQDETGVVTLVLDDPNQSANTMNDAFKTSLTAVADRLEAERDSVRGIIVTSAKKTFFAGGDLRDLIAVTPEHAQRAFESGQGIKRDLRRIETLGKPVVAAINGAALGGGYEIALACHHRVALDTSATKIGLPEVTLGLLPAAGGVVRTVRLLGIADALLKVLLQGTQYNAVRARDSGLIHDVAATPEELIEKARAFIDAHPESQQPWDVKGYKIPGGTPAHPKFAANLPAFPANLKKQLNGAPYPAPRNILAAAVEGSQVDFETAQAIEARYFTELVTGQTSKNMIQAFFFDLQAVNSGASRPKDVTPRTVEKVAVLGAGMMGAGIAYACAKAGIEVVLKDVTPEAAEKGKAYAERLLAKALSRGRTTEAKRDELLARIRPTAEARDLAGCDAVIEAVFEDTALKHKVFQEIQHLVAPDALLCSNTSTLPITTLAQGVERDTDFIGLHFFSPVDKMPLVEIIKGERTGDEALARAFDLVRQIRKTPIVVNDSRGFFTSRVIGHFINEGVAMVGEGIEPASVEQAAAQAGYPAKVLSLMDELTLTLPRKIRDETRRAVEAAGGTWQEHPADTVIDRMVDEFGRPGRSGGAGFYEYGEGGARTGLWPGLREHFTREGTAIPFRDMQERMLFAEALDTVRCFEEGVLTSVADANIGSILGIGFPGWTGGVLQYINGYEGGLPGFVARARELQAAYGDRFAPPALLVEKAEKGEKFSDA; encoded by the coding sequence ATGACCGAGTCCACCACCATCCGCTGGGAACAGGACGAAACCGGCGTCGTCACCCTCGTCCTGGACGACCCGAACCAGTCGGCCAACACGATGAACGACGCCTTCAAGACCTCCCTGACGGCCGTCGCCGACCGCCTGGAGGCCGAGCGGGACTCCGTACGCGGCATCATCGTCACCTCCGCCAAGAAGACCTTCTTCGCCGGCGGCGATCTGCGCGACCTGATCGCCGTCACCCCCGAGCACGCCCAGCGCGCGTTCGAAAGCGGTCAGGGCATCAAGCGCGACCTGCGCCGCATCGAGACCCTCGGCAAGCCGGTCGTCGCCGCCATCAACGGCGCGGCCCTCGGCGGCGGTTACGAGATCGCGCTCGCCTGCCACCACCGCGTCGCCCTGGACACCTCCGCCACCAAGATCGGCCTGCCCGAGGTCACGCTCGGCCTGCTCCCGGCGGCCGGCGGTGTGGTCCGTACGGTCCGGCTGCTCGGCATCGCCGACGCGCTGCTGAAGGTGCTGCTCCAGGGCACCCAGTACAACGCCGTACGGGCCCGGGACAGCGGCCTGATCCACGACGTGGCGGCCACGCCCGAGGAGCTGATCGAGAAGGCGCGCGCGTTCATCGACGCGCACCCCGAGTCCCAGCAGCCCTGGGACGTCAAGGGCTACAAGATCCCCGGCGGCACCCCGGCGCACCCGAAGTTCGCCGCCAACCTCCCCGCCTTCCCGGCCAACCTCAAGAAGCAGCTGAACGGCGCCCCCTACCCGGCCCCGCGCAACATCCTCGCGGCGGCCGTCGAGGGCTCCCAGGTCGACTTCGAGACCGCGCAGGCCATCGAGGCGCGCTACTTCACCGAGCTGGTCACCGGCCAGACCTCGAAGAACATGATCCAGGCGTTCTTCTTCGACCTCCAGGCCGTCAACTCCGGCGCCAGCCGCCCCAAGGACGTCACGCCGCGCACGGTCGAGAAGGTCGCCGTGCTCGGCGCGGGCATGATGGGCGCCGGCATCGCGTACGCCTGCGCCAAGGCCGGGATCGAGGTGGTCCTCAAGGACGTCACCCCGGAGGCTGCCGAGAAGGGCAAGGCGTACGCGGAGCGCCTGCTCGCCAAGGCGCTGAGCCGCGGCCGGACGACCGAGGCGAAGCGGGACGAACTCCTCGCCCGCATCAGGCCCACCGCCGAGGCGCGGGACCTGGCCGGCTGCGACGCCGTCATCGAGGCGGTCTTCGAGGACACCGCCCTCAAGCACAAGGTGTTCCAGGAGATCCAGCACCTCGTCGCCCCCGACGCGCTGCTGTGCTCCAACACCTCCACCCTGCCCATCACCACCCTCGCGCAGGGCGTCGAGCGGGACACCGACTTCATCGGACTGCACTTCTTCTCGCCCGTCGACAAGATGCCGCTGGTCGAGATCATCAAGGGGGAGCGGACCGGCGACGAGGCGCTGGCCCGCGCCTTCGACCTGGTGCGCCAGATCCGCAAGACGCCCATCGTCGTCAACGACTCGCGCGGCTTCTTCACCTCGCGCGTCATCGGCCACTTCATCAACGAGGGCGTGGCGATGGTCGGCGAGGGCATCGAGCCGGCCTCCGTCGAACAGGCCGCGGCCCAGGCGGGCTACCCGGCCAAGGTGCTCTCCCTGATGGACGAGCTGACCCTCACCCTCCCGCGCAAGATCCGCGACGAGACCCGGCGGGCGGTCGAGGCGGCCGGCGGCACCTGGCAGGAACACCCGGCGGACACCGTCATCGACCGCATGGTGGACGAGTTCGGGCGGCCGGGCCGCAGCGGCGGCGCCGGCTTCTACGAGTACGGCGAGGGCGGCGCCCGGACGGGCCTGTGGCCGGGCCTGCGCGAGCACTTCACCCGGGAGGGCACCGCCATCCCGTTCCGCGACATGCAGGAGCGGATGCTGTTCGCCGAGGCGCTGGACACCGTCCGGTGCTTCGAGGAAGGCGTGCTCACCTCGGTCGCCGACGCCAACATCGGCTCCATCCTGGGCATCGGCTTCCCCGGCTGGACCGGCGGCGTCCTGCAGTACATCAACGGTTACGAGGGCGGCCTCCCCGGCTTCGTGGCCCGCGCCCGCGAGCTCCAGGCGGCGTACGGCGACCGGTTCGCGCCGCCCGCGCTGCTGGTGGAGAAGGCGGAGAAGGGGGAGAAGTTCAGCGACGCGTGA